A genomic segment from Drosophila miranda strain MSH22 chromosome 3, D.miranda_PacBio2.1, whole genome shotgun sequence encodes:
- the LOC108157959 gene encoding uncharacterized protein LOC108157959: protein MLASLLCNGALALGRCVPQTRNIGTRPKFCEESSYSLHPEYRRNTPFIYMSRDRRRSEASPSRDYRYQVHSAQYRWAEFRRHMIFGTY from the coding sequence ATGTTGGCTAGCCTGTTGTGCAACGGAGCCCTCGCTCTGGGCCGCTGCGTGCCCCAGACTCGAAACATTGGCACACGGCCAAAGTTCTGTGAGGAGAGCTCCTATAGCCTGCACCCCGAGTACCGTCGCAACACGCCCTTCATATACATGAGCAGGGATCGCAGGCGATCCGAAGCATCGCCGAGTCGTGATTACCGTTATCAAGTGCACTCGGCCCAATACCGCTGGGCGGAGTTCCGGCGCCACATGATCTTCGGTACCTACTAA